A region of Streptomyces sp. NBC_00691 DNA encodes the following proteins:
- a CDS encoding GntR family transcriptional regulator, producing the protein MTERQKRPAYRDAADRLRDAIERGDYAPGAQLPTDSAMAEAFETNRSSIGQAVRLLISEGLAVRRGRSTYVARIVHKILRDTTARYVRARREEGAARGAFAAEINRLGMTPASQVTVSRVLPPAHVAELLGVEPGVSAVVSRARRMLADDTPVQIATSYLPVDIAGGTQLEEEDTGPGGTKSRLADLGYAQAQITETIDVRSPDPEEAAALDLTEDQRVYEVTHTARTEEGRAVEVAVHVMPTHLWTLKYTWDLGSTN; encoded by the coding sequence ATGACCGAACGACAGAAGCGGCCGGCATACCGCGACGCGGCGGACCGGCTCCGCGATGCCATCGAACGGGGGGACTACGCCCCGGGTGCACAGCTCCCGACCGACAGCGCAATGGCCGAAGCCTTCGAGACGAACCGGAGCAGCATCGGACAAGCCGTCCGACTACTGATCAGCGAAGGTCTGGCCGTACGGCGCGGGCGCTCCACTTACGTGGCCCGCATCGTCCACAAGATCCTCCGCGACACGACCGCCCGGTACGTCCGTGCACGCAGGGAGGAAGGCGCCGCCCGCGGAGCCTTCGCAGCCGAGATCAACCGACTCGGCATGACCCCCGCTTCGCAGGTGACTGTCTCGCGTGTCCTCCCGCCCGCCCACGTGGCGGAGCTGCTGGGGGTGGAGCCCGGCGTTTCCGCCGTCGTCTCCCGCGCCCGGCGGATGCTCGCGGATGACACGCCGGTCCAGATCGCGACGTCATACCTCCCCGTCGACATCGCCGGCGGTACTCAGCTCGAAGAAGAGGACACGGGCCCGGGGGGTACGAAGTCGCGTCTTGCGGATCTTGGGTATGCGCAAGCACAGATCACGGAAACGATCGACGTGCGAAGCCCGGACCCCGAGGAAGCCGCAGCGCTGGACTTGACCGAAGACCAGCGCGTCTACGAGGTGACGCACACCGCGCGCACCGAAGAGGGGCGGGCCGTGGAAGTGGCTGTCCACGTCATGCCGACCCACCTTTGGACGCTGAAGTACACGTGGGATCTCGGCTCCACCAACTGA
- a CDS encoding DUF2637 domain-containing protein, with product MANMTNTTPVDPSGVEGGAAGGRSGGRGLFGRRSEDAPTKTQGAPEPKPGRTPEEKAERQAKRITLTGYALLLVVVGIAAAMSWNGLVGFATDVLHLKDPWSYGVPVSLDVAAMLCGFLALRAVVAHDSAAGPRLLTFFLVTGSAGANWYHAENAPNGSTAAALYFGAMSVLSWWLFDVVLRQIRRTMLRRIGAVERPLARFRAVRWLRYPRETFAAWSLSVRYGLTRPEEALARVWQAQQVKEVEDLNGLPEGISKADAVRLALSASSGDVPAALDWLGARGMKVDRSYAYDIAKRTPKIESGPVPAQLPATGVDPVPTS from the coding sequence ATGGCGAACATGACGAACACCACGCCCGTGGACCCGAGTGGGGTCGAAGGGGGCGCAGCGGGGGGCCGGTCGGGTGGTCGTGGCCTCTTCGGTCGGCGGTCGGAGGACGCGCCGACGAAGACGCAGGGCGCCCCCGAGCCGAAGCCGGGGCGGACCCCGGAGGAGAAGGCGGAGCGACAGGCGAAGCGGATCACGCTCACCGGGTACGCGCTGCTGCTGGTGGTCGTGGGCATCGCCGCGGCCATGTCGTGGAACGGTCTGGTGGGCTTCGCGACGGACGTCCTGCACCTGAAGGACCCGTGGTCGTACGGCGTTCCGGTCTCGCTGGACGTGGCCGCGATGCTCTGCGGCTTCCTCGCACTGCGGGCGGTCGTCGCGCACGACTCCGCGGCCGGCCCCCGGCTGCTGACCTTCTTCCTGGTCACCGGCTCCGCGGGGGCGAACTGGTACCACGCGGAGAACGCCCCGAACGGGTCGACCGCGGCGGCGCTCTACTTCGGCGCCATGTCGGTGCTGTCCTGGTGGCTCTTTGACGTGGTGCTGCGGCAGATCCGGCGGACCATGCTCCGGCGCATCGGTGCAGTTGAGCGCCCCTTGGCCCGCTTCCGCGCGGTGCGGTGGCTGCGCTACCCCCGCGAGACCTTCGCGGCGTGGTCCCTGTCCGTCCGCTACGGGCTCACCCGCCCCGAAGAGGCGTTGGCCCGGGTGTGGCAGGCGCAGCAGGTCAAGGAGGTGGAAGACCTGAACGGGCTCCCGGAGGGGATCAGCAAGGCGGACGCGGTCCGGCTCGCGCTCTCGGCATCGTCCGGCGACGTCCCCGCGGCGCTGGACTGGCTCGGAGCCCGCGGCATGAAGGTGGACCGCTCTTACGCCTACGACATCGCGAAGCGGACGCCCAAGATCGAGAGCGGCCCCGTACCGGCCCAACTCCCCGCGACGGGAGTCGACCCGGTACCGACGTCCTAA
- a CDS encoding UTRA domain-containing protein, which produces MAQNTIDANGQILRDARSRYRTAHREESGAHGAYESETKRAGGTPRAEVDVRREPAPASAAAHFGPEAGDVVVRARRMYDGNRLVQLADTWVPVDVAEAAGIDQVDTGVGGIISRMAEAGFRQVEVIEDVQQREATAAEADAFGVDAGSLLLEITHVGYTDAGRAVEVTRHTLGPGWTLRYSVPLD; this is translated from the coding sequence ATGGCACAGAACACGATCGACGCAAACGGGCAGATCCTCCGGGACGCCCGCAGCCGGTACCGCACCGCCCACCGCGAAGAGAGCGGAGCCCACGGCGCCTACGAGAGCGAGACGAAGCGCGCCGGCGGAACACCGCGCGCCGAAGTCGACGTCCGCCGCGAGCCCGCGCCTGCCTCCGCCGCTGCGCACTTCGGGCCGGAGGCGGGGGACGTGGTGGTCCGCGCGCGGCGCATGTACGACGGAAACAGGCTGGTCCAGCTCGCGGACACGTGGGTTCCGGTGGACGTGGCCGAAGCCGCGGGCATCGACCAGGTGGACACGGGCGTGGGCGGGATCATCTCGCGTATGGCCGAAGCCGGCTTCCGACAGGTGGAAGTGATCGAAGACGTTCAGCAGCGGGAGGCCACCGCCGCGGAGGCGGACGCCTTCGGGGTCGACGCCGGCTCTCTGCTACTGGAGATCACCCACGTGGGGTACACCGACGCGGGGCGGGCGGTGGAAGTCACCCGCCACACCTTGGGCCCCGGCTGGACCCTGCGCTACTCCGTACCGCTGGACTAA